A window of Pyrus communis chromosome 3, drPyrComm1.1, whole genome shotgun sequence genomic DNA:
TCGGAGTCTCTGGCACCACTGGCCCTGCGAGAAGCACCGGCTTTCTCAATTGGGTTTCAAGATAATCGCAGTACTTCCCTTCCATCTCCCTACAAGTCCTGAAAGCCAACGCGTCACAGTCTTTCAAGGAGATTTTTAGGCGCTCGATTAATTTCGTCCCACTGCCGAACTCCTTCAGCAGGAATGGCGCCAGCATTCGAGCTTCGTGTGCTGGTAGCTTGATTGAAGATGGTGGAAAAGATGGCGGCGGGTTGATAAGTTCGTTGATAAGATCATCTTCCGTCAACACCGATTTCTCCATTAGTACTTTTCTTTCTGGGCTTCTCACATAACCCACAATTGCAGGACTAATAATGACGTAGTTTATAGATTTAATGCCTGTACCTAGCTGACGTAACAATTTTGGCAACCATGGCGTGAAGtcgaagaaaacaaaattagggtttagttcacaaattaattGCAGGATTGCTGGCTGAGTGTGGTCCATGGCGTCCATGAGGAGAGAGTAGGAAGGGAAGGGGACATCGTTTGTGGTTTCGGCGCCCGGCGGAAGGCCGTCGACGTGAGGGACGGTGATGGGGATGAAGGATATGAGATGAGGGTGAAGGTTTAAGGCTTGTAATTTTTGCTGGGTTTTGGTTGGTACGAAGAAGGAGATTCTGTGGCCTCTTTCGGCTAGCTTGTTGGAGAGGTGGAGGTAGGGGGTTAAGTGTCCCATGGCAAACCATGGATACATT
This region includes:
- the LOC137730011 gene encoding cyanidin 3-O-galactoside 2''-O-xylosyltransferase FGGT1-like → MSNYQPLPSLHIAMYPWFAMGHLTPYLHLSNKLAERGHRISFFVPTKTQQKLQALNLHPHLISFIPITVPHVDGLPPGAETTNDVPFPSYSLLMDAMDHTQPAILQLICELNPNFVFFDFTPWLPKLLRQLGTGIKSINYVIISPAIVGYVRSPERKVLMEKSVLTEDDLINELINPPPSFPPSSIKLPAHEARMLAPFLLKEFGSGTKLIERLKISLKDCDALAFRTCREMEGKYCDYLETQLRKPVLLAGPVVPETPTTELDEKWAKWLERFEAKSVIYCAFGTECVLKIDQFQELLLGFELTGLPFFAALKPPMGVEAIESALPEGFEGRVKGRGVVSWGWVQQPLMLKHPSVGCFVTHCGPSSLMEGLVSECQLVLLPNVADQLAIARVMGRDLRVGVEVEKGEEDGVFTKEGVCKAVRDVMDEESEVGKEVRRNHAKWREFLSSKGLENSYIDSFVEKLHALLGLN